A stretch of the Lepidochelys kempii isolate rLepKem1 chromosome 15, rLepKem1.hap2, whole genome shotgun sequence genome encodes the following:
- the LOC140898695 gene encoding uncharacterized protein, with translation MQESFAVHFLKVLKELLAFVLFSYTVLIGALLLAGWTTYFLVLK, from the coding sequence ATGCAGGAGTCCTTCGCTGTCCACTTCCTGAAAGTGCTGAAGGAGCTCCTGGCCTTTGTGCTGTTCAGTTACACAGTGCTGATTGGggcactgctcctggctggctggacAACTTATTTTTTGGTGCTTAAGTGA